The following is a genomic window from Bordetella petrii.
TGAATAGCGGTGATCGGTTGTACCGTCACTTGTCGGCAACGTCCCCACTGCAGGCCCATTCTGAAAAGATCCCATCAACATCCCATCCATGGAGCCGTGGTCCATTCCTTGCATAGGCTGATTCTTCGCCCCCTCCGACATACCCGGCATCGAACTATGATCCATGCCTTTCATTGAATTTTGGCCCATGCCCTTCATCGAGCCATGATCCATCTCTTTCATGGGCGACGCCTTCGCTCCTTCCGACATACCGGGCATCGAACTATGATCCATGCCTTTCATTGAATCCTGGCCCATGCCCTTCATCGAGCTGTGATCCATTCCCGGCATCGACTTATGGTCCATACTCGTAGCATCGGCCTGAGCCAGAGCCGCGGTAGCTGCAAATCCCATGAATGCACCGCTCAGAACCGATGCCAGCCGTTTTCGTTCCACGCTTAACGTCCCCATTTTGACTTACTCCACGACGACGGCGCGGAACATGCCCGCTTCCATGTGATATAGCAGGTGGCAGTGATACGCCCAGTTCCCTCTAGCATCCGCGCTTACGCGATAACTGACACGTTGCGCGGGATTGAGGCTTATCGTGTGCTTACGAACTTGAAAATTACCCTCAGGCGACTCGAGGTCGCTCCACATCCCATGCAAGTGAATCGGGTGCGTCATCATCGTGTCATTGACCAAGACGAATCGCACGCGCTCGCCAAACTTCAGGACAATAGGCTTCGCTTCAGTGAATTTCAATCCGTTGAAGGACCACATGTACCGTTCCATATTTCCCGTGAGATGCAATTCGATCTCCCGAGTGGGCGGTCGATTATCTGGGGGCTCGACCATCGAATGCAGATCGGCGTAGGTCAAAACCTTGCGCCCATTGCCTCGTAGGCCCACACCAGGATCATCTAGCCTGGTTGACACCACATCAGGAGGCATAGTCGTTGCGGGACTATTCTCTGCGGGATAGGGATGCTTGACTTCAACCATCCCTCCTTCCCCGTCTCCAGCGCCATGATTCATCCCGCCGTGACTCATTCCCGCCATGCCGCCCATACTGCCGTGGTCCATTCCGCTCATCGCGCCTTGGTTGCCTGCGCCCGACGAGGATTGATCAGCGTTGCTCATTGAGCCATGATCCATCCCCTTCATTGAGCCGCCCGACTCTCCGCCCATATCCATTCCGGACATATCGTGAGCCATTCCCATATCCATCATGGTGAGGACCTGTACCGGATCCGTAGGTGGCACTTCTGCCGCCATACCCTCACGCGGAGCCAGCGTGGCGCGCGCGAATCCAGAGCGATCCATAGCCTGTGAGAAGATCGTATAGGCCCGATCTTCACTCGGCTCCACAATGACATCGTATGTCTCGGCGACAGCAATTCGGAATTCTTCTACTTCCACCGGCCGGACTGGTTGGCCATCAGCAGACACCACTGTCATTTTTAATCCCGGGATACGAACGTCAAAATACGTCATCGCTGAACCATTAATGAAGCGTAGGCGAACGCGTTCTCCAGGCTTAAACAGGCCTGTCCAATTTCCCGCTGGGGCCTTACCGTTGGTAAGAAATGTATAGGTCGCACCGGATACGTCAGCCAGGTCGGTCTGATTCATGCGCATTTTCTGCCACATGAGACGCTCGTTTAGGGCATTCTTCCACCCGCTCTTCTTTGCGTCATCCATCAGGTTTTCTACGGATGGCTGGATATAGTTGTAATAATCGGGCATGACCTTAAGCTTGCGGAACACGCTCATCGGGTCTTCGTCTGTCCAATCGGAGAGCAGCACGACGTAATCGCGTTCAGCTCGCACAGGATCTGGACGCTTGGGTTCAATAACAATCGCCCCATACAGGCCCGTCTGCTCTTGGAAGCCAGAATGGCTGTGATACCAGTACGTACCGCTTTGACGCACTTCGAATTGGTAGGTAAACGTTTCGCCAGGACGAATCCCTGGAAAGCTCAACCCAGGGACACCATCCATGCCTGTCGGCAACAAGATGCCATGCCAATGAATTGACGTATCCTCGCTCAGGCGATTTGTGACGCGCAGCGTTACCGTATCCCCTTCCTTCCAGTGCAGGGTCGGCGCGGGCAACATGCCGTTGACGGTAGTTGCCATTCGGGGAGACCCCGTGAGGTTGGCCGGGGATTCACCTATTTCCAGATCAAACTCA
Proteins encoded in this region:
- a CDS encoding copper resistance system multicopper oxidase produces the protein MTKAVSNQRRQFVQGLAAGGLLTGLGLWRQPAWALPTPEQANVLSGTEFDLEIGESPANLTGSPRMATTVNGMLPAPTLHWKEGDTVTLRVTNRLSEDTSIHWHGILLPTGMDGVPGLSFPGIRPGETFTYQFEVRQSGTYWYHSHSGFQEQTGLYGAIVIEPKRPDPVRAERDYVVLLSDWTDEDPMSVFRKLKVMPDYYNYIQPSVENLMDDAKKSGWKNALNERLMWQKMRMNQTDLADVSGATYTFLTNGKAPAGNWTGLFKPGERVRLRFINGSAMTYFDVRIPGLKMTVVSADGQPVRPVEVEEFRIAVAETYDVIVEPSEDRAYTIFSQAMDRSGFARATLAPREGMAAEVPPTDPVQVLTMMDMGMAHDMSGMDMGGESGGSMKGMDHGSMSNADQSSSGAGNQGAMSGMDHGSMGGMAGMSHGGMNHGAGDGEGGMVEVKHPYPAENSPATTMPPDVVSTRLDDPGVGLRGNGRKVLTYADLHSMVEPPDNRPPTREIELHLTGNMERYMWSFNGLKFTEAKPIVLKFGERVRFVLVNDTMMTHPIHLHGMWSDLESPEGNFQVRKHTISLNPAQRVSYRVSADARGNWAYHCHLLYHMEAGMFRAVVVE